Proteins co-encoded in one Brassica oleracea var. oleracea cultivar TO1000 chromosome C4, BOL, whole genome shotgun sequence genomic window:
- the LOC106339900 gene encoding GATA transcription factor 2-like encodes MDLYGLSSPDLLRVDDLLDFSNEDIFSASSSTSTAATSSSSFPPPQNPNFHHHHPSSADHSFLHDICVPSDDAAHLEWLSQFVDDSFADFPANPLGGTMTTVKTETSFPGKPRSKRSRVPAAYAGTWAPMSESDQQVHVAGKLKPKKEHSGGGGRNYQSTTETAEGGMRRCTHCASDKTPQWRTGPLGPKTLCNACGVRFKSGRLVPEYRPASSPTFVLTQHSNSHRKVMELRRQKEVMRQPQHVQLHHHHHHIPPF; translated from the exons ATGGACCTCTATGGCTTATCATCACCAGACTTACTTCGAGTCGATGACCTTCTTGATTTCTCCAATGAAGACATCTTCTCCGCCTCTTCCTCCACTTCCACCGCCGCTACTTCCTCCTCCTCCTTCCCTCCTCCTCAGAACCCTAACTTCCACCACCACCACCCTTCCTCCGCCGATCATTCCTTCCTCCACGACATATGCGTTCCC AGTGACGATGCTGCTCACCTTGAGTGGCTCTCGCAGTTCGTCGACGACTCCTTTGCTGATTTTCCGGCGAACCCATTGGGAGGAACCATGACTACCGTCAAAACTGAGACCTCGTTTCCCGGCAAACCAAGAAGCAAACGATCGAGAGTTCCAGCTGCTTACGCTGGAACATGGGCACCTATGTCCGAATCCGACCAGCAGGTTCATGTCGCCGGGAAACTCAAGCCTAAAAAAGAACACTCCGGCGGAGGAGGAAGAAACTATCAGTCCACAACGGAGACGGCGGAAGGGGGGATGAGGAGATGCACTCACTGTGCATCGGATAAGACGCCACAGTGGAGGACCGGTCCACTCGGGCCTAAGACGCTGTGTAACGCATGTGGAGTCCGGTTTAAATCCGGTAGGCTTGTACCGGAATATAGACCGGCTTCGAGTCCTACTTTCGTTTTGACTCAGCATTCCAACTCTCACCGGAAGGTGATGGAGCTTAGACGGCAGAAGGAGGTTATGAGACAGCCACAGCATGTCCAACTTCACCACCACCACCACCACATTCCTCCGTTTTAG
- the LOC106340049 gene encoding cyclin-U2-1 produces MASSNTLAISPRKLRSDLYSYSYQDGSSTPLVISVLSSLIERTLARNERISRSYGGFGKTRVFDCLEIPDMTIQSYLERIFRYTKAGPSVYVVAYVYIDRFCQSNQGFRISLTNVHRLLITTIMVASKYVEDMNYKNSYFAKVGGLETEDLNNLELEFLFLMGFKLHVNVSVFESYCCHLEREVSTGGGYQIEKALRCAEEIKSRQIVQDPKHHNQFSRIFL; encoded by the exons ATGGCGTCTTCGAATACTCTGGCGATATCTCCAAGGAAGCTCCGGTCAGACCTTTATTCATACTCTTACCAAGACGGTTCGAGCACACCACTCGTGATCTCTGTTCTCTCGTCTCTCATTGAACGAACGTTAGCTCGGAACGAGAGGATCAGCCGGAGCTACGGTGGCTTTGGTAAGACACGTGTCTTCGATTGCCTAGAGATTCCTGACATGACGATCCAATCCTATTTAGAGAGGATTTTCCGGTATACTAAAGCCGGTCCATCGGTTTACGTCGTGGCTTATGTCTACATTGACCGGTTCTGTCAGAGTAATCAAGGTTTTAGAATCAGTCTCACTAATGTACATCGTCTCCTCATCACAACCATCATGGTCGCTTCCAAATACGTTGAAGACAT GAACTACAAAAACTCATACTTTGCGAAAGTAGGAGGATTAGAGACAGAAGACTTGAACAACTTGGAACTGGAGTTCTTGTTCTTGATGGGGTTTAAGTTGCATGTGAATGTGAGCGTGTTCGAGAGTTACTGCTGTCATCTTGAGAGAGAAGTAAGTACTGGAGGAGGCTATCAGATCGAGAAGGCATTACGTTGCGCTGAGGAAATCAAATCTAGACAAATTGTTCAAGATCCTAAACACCATAATCAATTTTCAAGAATCTTCTTGTAG
- the LOC106339764 gene encoding protein transport protein Sec61 subunit beta-like, protein MVGSGAPQRGSAAAAASMRRRKPSGSGSGGGASGGGGAAGSMLQFYTDDAPGLKISPNVVLVMSIGFIAFVAVLHVMGKLYFVK, encoded by the coding sequence ATGGTGGGAAGTGGAGCTCCGCAGAGAGGAAGTGCAGCTGCAGCTGCTAGCATGCGTAGGAGGAAGCCTAGCGGAAGTGGAAGTGGAGGAGGAGCCTCTGGTGGTGGTGGTGCGGCAGGATCCATGCTTCAGTTCTACACGGATGACGCACCGGGTCTCAAGATCTCCCCCAATGTTGTCCTTGTTATGAGCATTGGTTTCATTGCTTTTGTCGCTGTCCTTCATGTCATGGGCAAGCTCTACTTTGTCAAGTGA